ATGATTTTATTCGATGGAGATTATAAAAAATTCTTTAATCGCATTGGGGCTATACCAGGATTTTTCGCAATTCTTTTTTGCATGCTCATCATCGGGCCCTTCTTGGTAATGCCACGCTGCGTTACAGTTCCATACGCAATGCTTGCACCATTTTTACCTGCTGTTGGGCTACCTCTTTTTAGTTTCTTATTTTGCTTAATGGTATTTATTTTAACCTACAAAGAATCACAAATTCTCAACGTATTAGCAAAATATATCAGTCCAATAAAAATCGGGTCACTCTGCTTCATTGTGATTGCTGGACTCGTGAGCGCTCAAACTACAATCCCGCAAACGCTACCAACAAATACCGTTTTGTTTGACCAAGTTTTGCTCGGATTTCAAACTCTTGATTTACTTGGTGCTTTATTTTTTGCATACATTATTGTGCGTTTATTAAAATTAAATGATACGCAACATTCACTAACCAATAAGCAACTTGCTTTAATGTGCTTAAAAGGTGGCGCAATCGCTGGTGTTTTTATGACAACGTTTTATGTTGGACTTAGTTTCCTGGGTGCTTATTATGCACACTTGGTTGACAGCTCAATGAATGGCGCAGAAATGTTTCGAGTCATTGCTCTGCACGTAGTTGGAAAACATGGTGTTATCATTTTAATTACTGCTGTCATGATGGCATGCCTTTCAACCATGGCTGCACTTGCTGCTGTTTTTGCAGAATATCTACGTAATGAAATTTTTAATAAAAAATTGAGCTATCTTCACAGCTTAACTATTGGCCTTGTCATCACCATGATCATTTCAAACTTTGGTTTAACTAATATTTTGAAATGGGCGATTGCACCGATCAATTTCGGATATCCAATCATCGTTACGATTACTCTATGTAACATTGCATACAGTTTGTTCGATTTTAAATGGATCAAATTGCCGGTGTTTATTACGACACTTGCAATGACTTGGATCTATTTTTATCCATATTTGATGGCGTAAACAGGATTATTTCATGACTAATGAATTTATATTTGCACTACATGTTGGAACTATCAGCCTGAGCACACTACTTTTCTGCAGACTTGGTAAAGAAGCGCTCATCGCTTATGTGTCATTGCTTTTTGTCATCGCAAATATTTTTGTCATAAAACAAATTAATCTATTTGGTTGGTCGGTAACGAGTGCTGATGCATTCATTGTCGGTATTAGCTTTAGTATTAATTTGCTACAAGAATTTTGGGGGCAGCAGTATGCTCGTAAAGCAATTTGGATTAGTTTTGCGTGTTCTATTTTTTATATGATTACCACACTGTTCATTTTAGGTTACACACCATCTCCTGCTGACGATGCGCATCCTCATTTTGCAAGCATTATGGCATTCACCATACGCATTATAAGTGCATCATTTGTTTCGTACTTGATAACACAATT
This DNA window, taken from Candidatus Babeliales bacterium, encodes the following:
- a CDS encoding queuosine precursor transporter, translating into MTNEFIFALHVGTISLSTLLFCRLGKEALIAYVSLLFVIANIFVIKQINLFGWSVTSADAFIVGISFSINLLQEFWGQQYARKAIWISFACSIFYMITTLFILGYTPSPADDAHPHFASIMAFTIRIISASFVSYLITQFTDMHLYGYIKKQTHGKYFIFRNYFALGTSQLIDTILFSYLGLYGIVANIGHIITMSYSIKIIAILMTTPFLLIAKKAVNLREKN
- a CDS encoding branched-chain amino acid transport system II carrier protein, whose translation is MKKQLPVSVVTIGLAIFTMLFGAGNIMYPVNAGVMAGSKNYIGIFGFLLTGVLLPIIGLVAMILFDGDYKKFFNRIGAIPGFFAILFCMLIIGPFLVMPRCVTVPYAMLAPFLPAVGLPLFSFLFCLMVFILTYKESQILNVLAKYISPIKIGSLCFIVIAGLVSAQTTIPQTLPTNTVLFDQVLLGFQTLDLLGALFFAYIIVRLLKLNDTQHSLTNKQLALMCLKGGAIAGVFMTTFYVGLSFLGAYYAHLVDSSMNGAEMFRVIALHVVGKHGVIILITAVMMACLSTMAALAAVFAEYLRNEIFNKKLSYLHSLTIGLVITMIISNFGLTNILKWAIAPINFGYPIIVTITLCNIAYSLFDFKWIKLPVFITTLAMTWIYFYPYLMA